In Paraburkholderia sprentiae WSM5005, a genomic segment contains:
- a CDS encoding cupin domain-containing protein: MSNVTHDARASVVKVRPDREMATSQRLPYFVGISAGTAGAAGLSMYMVVVPPGGHAQPHYHADYETAIYMLEGKIETRYGPGLRESVITEPGDFLFIPPGVPHQPFNLDANVAARAIVARNHADEHERVVPYDPSEDALP, from the coding sequence ATGTCAAACGTTACGCACGACGCACGCGCCTCAGTGGTCAAGGTGCGCCCGGACCGGGAAATGGCGACGAGCCAGCGGCTGCCCTACTTCGTCGGCATTTCGGCGGGCACCGCCGGCGCCGCCGGCCTGTCGATGTACATGGTCGTGGTCCCGCCTGGCGGCCATGCGCAGCCGCACTATCACGCCGACTATGAGACCGCGATCTATATGCTCGAAGGCAAGATCGAGACGCGCTATGGCCCGGGCCTGCGCGAGTCGGTCATCACCGAGCCGGGCGACTTCCTGTTTATTCCGCCAGGCGTGCCGCATCAGCCATTCAATCTGGACGCGAACGTCGCGGCGCGCGCGATCGTCGCGCGCAACCACGCGGACGAACACGAGCGGGTCGTTCCATATGATCCGTCCGAGGATGCTTTGCCGTAA
- a CDS encoding peroxidase-related enzyme has translation MAMLEPISRYPVPEPSEWPEDISARILEVQQKAGFVPNVFLTLAHRPDEFRAFFAYHDALMLKEGGLTKGEREMIVVATSALNDCLYCVVAHGAILRIYEKAPLLADQVAVNHRKADITERQKAMLDFALKVCRASGTVDEEDFQTLRGHGFTDEDIWDIAAITAFFGLSNRMANVISMRPNDEFYLMGRVPKAAADTPTK, from the coding sequence ATGGCTATGCTTGAGCCCATCAGCCGCTACCCGGTTCCCGAACCGAGCGAGTGGCCCGAAGACATCAGCGCCCGCATTCTCGAGGTGCAGCAAAAAGCGGGTTTCGTGCCGAACGTGTTTCTGACGCTCGCGCATCGGCCCGACGAATTCCGTGCGTTCTTCGCTTATCACGATGCGTTGATGCTGAAAGAGGGCGGTCTTACGAAAGGCGAGCGCGAGATGATCGTGGTCGCGACGAGCGCGCTCAACGATTGCCTTTACTGCGTGGTCGCGCACGGCGCGATTCTGCGCATCTACGAAAAAGCGCCGCTGCTCGCCGACCAGGTCGCGGTCAATCATCGCAAGGCCGACATCACCGAGCGCCAGAAAGCGATGCTCGATTTCGCGCTGAAGGTGTGCCGCGCCTCCGGCACGGTCGACGAAGAAGATTTCCAGACGCTGCGCGGCCACGGCTTCACCGACGAAGACATCTGGGACATCGCGGCCATCACCGCGTTTTTCGGGCTGTCGAACCGGATGGCGAACGTGATTTCGATGCGTCCGAACGACGAGTTCTATCTGATGGGGCGTGTGCCGAAAGCCGCGGCGGATACGCCGACCAAGTAG
- a CDS encoding MFS transporter, protein MSTTRSKQSVPAPAPATTATTTLVIVAGALILSAAMGIRQTFGLFIGPFSFDRGLPVTLIAFAIALHNLVWGFAQPFAGAAADRYGSAPVVAFGASTFAAGLALSAIAPSGALLVIGMGLLVGIGVSCTTFGVVLPAVGRIASPHKRSVAMGLVSAGGSAGQVLMVPLVQGVRLHAGIATSLFVLAFLMLLIAPLGIVLDRRAQNSAAQAGFADTPPAPLREVLSQATRHRGYRLLTLGFFTCGFQLAFIATHLPEYLTLCHMPIGLGATALALIGLFNMAGSWACGWLGGRYRQHHVLGWLYLIRSATIAAFFALPKSPVSVVIFAAVMGLTWLGTVPLTSGLVAKVFGTRHLGSLFGLCFLSHQIGSFLGAWLGGLVFDLTGSYSLLWVATVAAGLIAALLHFPIDDTVVTTPALRSSGPAQA, encoded by the coding sequence ATGTCGACCACCCGCAGCAAGCAATCCGTTCCCGCTCCCGCTCCGGCGACGACCGCCACCACGACGCTCGTCATCGTCGCAGGTGCGCTGATCCTCAGCGCCGCGATGGGCATCCGCCAGACCTTCGGCCTTTTCATCGGCCCGTTCTCGTTCGACCGCGGTCTGCCGGTCACGCTGATTGCGTTCGCGATCGCGCTGCACAACCTCGTGTGGGGCTTCGCGCAGCCGTTCGCGGGCGCGGCCGCGGATCGCTACGGCTCGGCGCCGGTCGTCGCGTTCGGGGCGTCGACGTTCGCGGCCGGCCTCGCGCTGTCGGCGATCGCGCCCAGCGGCGCGCTGCTCGTCATCGGCATGGGACTGCTGGTCGGCATCGGCGTGAGCTGCACGACCTTCGGCGTGGTGCTGCCGGCGGTCGGCCGCATTGCGTCGCCGCACAAGCGCAGCGTCGCGATGGGGCTCGTCAGCGCCGGCGGCTCCGCCGGACAGGTGCTGATGGTGCCGCTCGTGCAAGGCGTCCGGCTGCACGCGGGCATCGCGACATCGCTGTTCGTGCTCGCTTTCCTGATGCTGCTGATCGCGCCGCTCGGCATCGTGCTCGACCGGCGCGCGCAGAATTCGGCGGCTCAGGCCGGCTTCGCGGACACGCCACCGGCGCCGCTGCGCGAGGTTCTGTCACAAGCGACGCGCCATCGCGGCTACCGCCTGCTGACGCTCGGTTTCTTCACCTGCGGCTTCCAGCTCGCGTTCATCGCGACGCATCTGCCCGAGTATCTGACGCTGTGTCATATGCCGATCGGGCTGGGCGCCACCGCGCTTGCGCTGATCGGTCTGTTCAACATGGCGGGCAGTTGGGCATGCGGTTGGCTCGGCGGCCGGTACCGGCAGCATCACGTGCTCGGCTGGCTTTATCTGATTCGCAGCGCAACGATCGCCGCGTTCTTCGCGCTGCCGAAAAGCCCTGTTTCCGTGGTGATTTTCGCGGCCGTGATGGGCCTCACGTGGCTCGGCACCGTACCGCTGACGAGCGGGCTCGTCGCCAAGGTGTTCGGCACGCGTCATCTGGGCAGCCTGTTCGGCCTGTGCTTTCTGAGCCATCAGATCGGCTCGTTTCTCGGCGCGTGGCTCGGCGGCCTCGTGTTCGATCTGACCGGCTCTTATTCACTGCTTTGGGTAGCGACGGTCGCGGCGGGATTGATCGCGGCACTGCTGCATTTCCCGATCGACGACACGGTGGTGACGACGCCTGCACTGCGTTCATCCGGCCCCGCGCAGGCGTGA
- a CDS encoding LysR substrate-binding domain-containing protein, with amino-acid sequence MPLRLPPLPALRFFEAAGRHQSFKLAAAELNVTPSAISHGIVGLEQALGVALFIREPRGISLTAIGVDYLSYVSEAFSLIAIGTQRLPNHRADRPIALSCAPTFASRWLLPRLAGFRARWPNLDVSVDTSHRQVGFPVDGFDFAIRMSRAPVAGSAWTRLFGERFVPVCSPAYLATLRDERGVPDLQRATLIHVNAASEDWQAWLEATGSAGIDTSGGLHVDTIQLAFEAASMGLGVALGRKPLVDGDLASGALVEACKQTVTASTAYWLVSAEHADSAIQRPELADFKGWLVDEATRLDTHADAAPTTT; translated from the coding sequence ATGCCGCTTCGTCTGCCACCTCTGCCCGCGCTTCGTTTTTTCGAAGCGGCCGGCAGGCATCAAAGTTTCAAGCTCGCCGCCGCCGAGCTGAACGTCACGCCGAGCGCAATCAGCCATGGCATCGTCGGACTCGAGCAGGCGCTCGGCGTCGCGCTGTTCATCCGCGAGCCGCGCGGCATCTCGCTGACGGCGATTGGCGTGGATTATCTGTCGTACGTCTCCGAGGCGTTTTCGCTGATTGCGATCGGCACGCAGCGTCTGCCCAATCATCGCGCGGATCGGCCAATTGCGCTCAGTTGCGCGCCCACCTTCGCGTCGCGCTGGCTGCTGCCGCGCCTCGCCGGTTTTCGCGCGCGCTGGCCGAACCTAGACGTCAGCGTGGATACGTCGCATCGCCAGGTGGGCTTTCCGGTCGACGGCTTCGATTTCGCGATTCGCATGAGCCGCGCACCGGTCGCCGGCAGCGCGTGGACACGCCTGTTCGGGGAGCGCTTCGTGCCCGTGTGCAGCCCGGCGTATCTGGCCACGCTGCGTGACGAGCGTGGCGTCCCGGACCTGCAACGCGCGACGCTGATTCACGTCAACGCCGCGAGCGAAGACTGGCAGGCGTGGCTCGAGGCAACCGGCAGCGCCGGCATCGATACGAGCGGCGGCTTGCACGTCGACACGATCCAGCTCGCCTTCGAGGCGGCCAGCATGGGCCTCGGCGTCGCGCTCGGCCGCAAGCCGCTGGTCGACGGCGATCTGGCGAGCGGCGCGCTGGTCGAGGCTTGCAAGCAGACCGTCACAGCGAGCACCGCCTACTGGTTGGTCAGCGCGGAGCATGCGGACAGCGCAATCCAACGGCCCGAACTGGCCGATTTCAAGGGCTGGCTCGTCGACGAGGCGACACGCTTGGACACCCATGCCGACGCGGCGCCGACGACCACGTAG
- a CDS encoding DUF899 family protein yields MNDANPSMQTLKPARELADLPSRFPGESAEYRRARNALLAEEIELRRHIERVAAQRRALPPGGIVSEDYRFDGETGPVTLSQMFGAHDTLVTYNFMFGPQRARPCPMCTSLLSAWDGETPDILQRVAFAVIGRSPLDKLVAFKQERGWRHLRLYSSGGNTFNRDYAGEDPAGDDVPALNVFTRAGGVVRHFWAEEMGPSTSDPGQDPRGAPDPMPLWTILDMTPGGRGSDWYPKLSY; encoded by the coding sequence ATGAACGACGCAAACCCTTCGATGCAGACGCTGAAACCGGCCCGCGAACTGGCCGATCTGCCCTCGCGCTTTCCCGGCGAGAGCGCCGAATATCGACGCGCGCGCAACGCGTTGCTCGCCGAGGAGATCGAGCTGCGCCGCCATATCGAGCGCGTCGCCGCGCAGCGTCGCGCGCTGCCGCCGGGCGGCATCGTGTCCGAGGATTACCGCTTCGATGGCGAAACCGGCCCGGTCACGCTGTCGCAGATGTTTGGCGCGCACGACACGCTCGTGACCTACAACTTTATGTTCGGTCCGCAACGCGCGCGGCCGTGCCCGATGTGCACCTCGCTGCTGAGCGCGTGGGACGGCGAAACGCCCGATATTCTGCAGCGCGTCGCCTTCGCGGTGATCGGACGCTCGCCGCTCGACAAACTCGTCGCGTTCAAGCAGGAGCGCGGCTGGCGGCATCTGCGGCTCTATTCGTCGGGCGGCAACACGTTCAATCGCGATTACGCGGGCGAAGATCCGGCGGGCGACGACGTTCCGGCGCTCAACGTATTCACGCGCGCGGGCGGCGTCGTGCGGCACTTCTGGGCCGAGGAGATGGGACCGTCGACGTCGGACCCCGGTCAGGACCCGCGCGGCGCGCCCGATCCGATGCCGCTATGGACGATCCTCGATATGACGCCGGGCGGCCGCGGCAGCGACTGGTATCCGAAGCTGTCGTATTGA
- a CDS encoding putative bifunctional diguanylate cyclase/phosphodiesterase: protein MVWLARSKKMLSVVEGDRELMRAQLHAFSRQVPLLYFILLVNTAAVAATHLDSAPAWLSFYIPAALGVLCMLRCVRWWRRRNRTMTDTQAIKELRSVTWLVGLFGVAFSGWSLLLFPYGSAYQQAQVAFYMATTLVGSMFCLIHLRKAALLLLCIVILSFSGFLVSSGSPVFFAMAVDMTLVGVALAVVIQLYWRTFADAVNAQRELQASQRNTQRLSDDNYRLANLDSLTGLPNRRSFFSSLRAISEQALETGGGFNVGLIDLDGFKQVNDIYGHASGDFVLQEVGTRLLSIGETGLMFARLGGDEFGAIVRHKLSNEALVELGQRICDALSQPYHVADNIAELSGTIGWAAFPEAGSTVAQVFERADAALYVGKENRRGKPVIFSTDHETQMRRLSLVTQELRHADLETELFLEFQPIYDLLTRRPIGLEALGRWHNARLGMVRPEEFIRIAERTELILGITDVLLRQALAQVAHWPADLYLSFNLSAIDISTSARARRLIDIVAASGVSPHRVTFEITETALTRDFEQAHSAMTMLKQAGCRMSLDDFGTGYSSLSYVHRLPFDAIKIDRSFVTDVDTNSASKKIVKSVIDLCRNLGLECVVEGLETPLQAKVVQALGARAVQGYLFSLPMRASAIDTFLWAALAQSHAAQTHP from the coding sequence ATGGTTTGGCTAGCGAGATCGAAAAAGATGCTATCCGTCGTCGAGGGCGACCGGGAGCTCATGCGTGCGCAGTTGCACGCTTTCAGCCGCCAGGTACCGCTGCTCTATTTCATCCTGCTCGTCAACACGGCGGCAGTCGCGGCGACGCATCTGGACAGCGCGCCGGCGTGGCTGTCCTTTTACATACCCGCGGCGCTCGGCGTGCTGTGCATGCTCCGCTGCGTGCGCTGGTGGCGCAGGCGCAACCGTACGATGACGGACACGCAGGCGATCAAAGAATTGCGCAGCGTGACATGGCTGGTCGGCCTGTTCGGCGTCGCGTTCAGCGGCTGGTCGCTGCTGCTGTTCCCGTACGGCAGCGCGTACCAGCAGGCGCAGGTCGCGTTCTATATGGCGACCACGCTGGTGGGCAGCATGTTCTGCCTGATTCATCTGCGCAAGGCCGCGCTCCTGCTGCTTTGCATCGTCATCCTAAGCTTCTCCGGGTTCCTCGTATCCAGCGGCTCGCCCGTGTTCTTCGCGATGGCCGTCGACATGACGCTGGTCGGCGTCGCGCTCGCGGTGGTCATCCAGCTTTACTGGCGCACATTCGCGGACGCGGTGAACGCGCAACGCGAACTGCAGGCGAGCCAGCGAAACACCCAACGGCTCAGTGACGACAACTACCGGCTCGCGAACCTCGACAGTCTGACCGGCCTGCCGAATCGGCGCAGCTTCTTCTCGTCGCTGCGCGCGATCTCCGAGCAGGCGCTCGAAACCGGCGGGGGTTTCAACGTCGGGCTCATCGATCTGGACGGTTTCAAGCAGGTCAACGACATCTACGGTCACGCGAGCGGCGACTTCGTGCTGCAGGAGGTCGGCACGCGGCTCCTGTCGATCGGCGAAACCGGCCTGATGTTCGCGCGTCTGGGCGGCGATGAATTCGGGGCGATCGTGCGTCACAAGCTGTCGAACGAAGCGCTGGTCGAGTTGGGGCAGCGCATTTGCGACGCGCTCAGTCAGCCGTACCATGTCGCCGACAATATCGCGGAGCTGTCGGGCACGATCGGCTGGGCCGCGTTTCCCGAGGCGGGCTCGACGGTCGCGCAGGTGTTCGAACGCGCCGATGCGGCGCTGTACGTCGGCAAGGAAAACCGCCGCGGCAAGCCGGTGATTTTCTCGACCGATCACGAAACGCAGATGCGGCGTCTGAGCCTCGTCACGCAGGAGCTGCGCCACGCGGACCTCGAAACCGAGCTGTTCCTCGAGTTCCAGCCGATCTACGATCTGCTCACGCGCCGGCCGATCGGACTCGAAGCGCTCGGCCGCTGGCACAACGCGCGGCTCGGCATGGTCAGGCCAGAGGAATTCATTCGGATCGCAGAGCGTACCGAGCTGATCCTCGGCATCACCGACGTGCTGCTGCGCCAGGCGCTCGCGCAAGTCGCGCACTGGCCGGCCGATCTGTATCTGTCGTTCAACCTGTCCGCGATCGACATCTCGACGTCGGCGCGCGCGCGCCGCCTGATCGACATCGTCGCGGCGAGCGGCGTGTCGCCGCATCGCGTGACCTTCGAGATCACCGAAACCGCGTTGACGCGCGATTTCGAGCAGGCACACAGCGCGATGACGATGCTGAAACAGGCCGGCTGCCGGATGTCGCTGGACGATTTCGGCACCGGCTATTCGAGCCTCAGCTACGTGCATCGGCTGCCATTCGATGCGATCAAGATCGACCGCAGCTTCGTGACCGATGTCGATACCAACAGCGCGTCGAAGAAGATCGTCAAATCCGTGATCGACCTGTGCCGCAACCTCGGGCTCGAATGCGTGGTGGAAGGACTCGAAACGCCGTTGCAGGCCAAGGTCGTGCAGGCACTCGGCGCGCGCGCGGTGCAAGGCTATCTGTTCAGCCTGCCGATGCGGGCGAGCGCCATCGACACCTTTCTGTGGGCTGCGCTCGCTCAGAGCCATGCGGCACAGACGCATCCGTAG
- a CDS encoding HU family DNA-binding protein, translated as MNKQELIDAVAAATGESKAATGQTIDAIVEAVTKAVVSGDTVQLVGFGSFSTGARAARVGRNPSTGQEIQIAAAKTVKFTAGKAFKEAVNAS; from the coding sequence ATGAACAAACAGGAACTGATTGATGCAGTCGCCGCAGCGACGGGCGAAAGCAAAGCGGCAACCGGCCAGACCATCGACGCGATCGTCGAGGCAGTGACCAAGGCGGTGGTGAGCGGCGATACGGTGCAACTGGTCGGTTTCGGTTCGTTCTCGACCGGCGCGCGCGCGGCACGCGTGGGCCGCAATCCGTCGACGGGCCAAGAGATCCAGATCGCCGCGGCCAAGACGGTGAAGTTCACCGCAGGCAAGGCGTTCAAAGAAGCCGTCAACGCGTCGTAA
- a CDS encoding 3-deoxy-7-phosphoheptulonate synthase encodes MSALDNPLHDQEVGSADATQDTTRIDDVRIGAVRPLISPALLQDELPVPPAVQTLVEKTRVEIADILHGRDDRLVLIVGPCSIHDHDQAIDYARKLKAAADHYKDDLLIVMRVYFEKPRTTVGWKGYINDPRLDGSFRINEGLRLARQLLIDINGLGLPTATEFLDLLSPQYIADLIAWGAIGARTTESQSHRQLASGLSCPIGFKNGTDGGVQIAADAIVAAGASHAFMGMTKMGMAAIFETRGNDDAHVILRGGKKGPNYDSASVQATCEALSSAGLREQVMIDCSHANSNKSHLRQIEVAEDIARQLSERERRIIGVMLESHLEEGRQDLKAGVPLRYGVSITDACVSWAQTEPVLATLAEAAGKRRAG; translated from the coding sequence TTGAGCGCCCTCGACAATCCCTTGCACGATCAGGAAGTCGGCTCGGCCGACGCCACCCAGGACACCACGCGCATCGACGACGTGCGCATCGGCGCGGTGCGCCCACTGATTTCCCCCGCGCTGCTGCAGGACGAACTGCCGGTGCCGCCCGCGGTGCAGACGCTGGTCGAGAAGACCCGCGTCGAAATCGCCGACATTCTGCACGGCCGGGACGACCGGCTCGTGCTGATCGTCGGTCCGTGCTCGATTCACGATCACGACCAGGCGATCGACTACGCGCGCAAGTTGAAGGCCGCCGCCGATCACTACAAGGACGATCTGCTGATCGTGATGCGCGTGTACTTCGAGAAGCCGCGCACGACGGTGGGCTGGAAAGGCTATATCAACGATCCGCGTCTGGACGGCAGCTTCCGCATCAACGAGGGGCTGCGTCTCGCGCGGCAGTTGCTGATCGACATCAACGGTCTGGGGCTGCCCACCGCGACCGAGTTTCTCGACCTGCTGAGCCCGCAATACATCGCCGATCTGATCGCGTGGGGTGCAATCGGTGCGCGCACGACTGAGAGCCAGAGTCATCGCCAGCTCGCGTCGGGACTGAGCTGCCCGATCGGTTTCAAGAACGGCACCGACGGCGGCGTGCAGATCGCCGCCGACGCGATCGTCGCGGCGGGCGCGAGCCACGCGTTCATGGGCATGACCAAAATGGGTATGGCCGCGATCTTCGAAACGCGCGGCAACGACGACGCGCACGTGATCCTGCGCGGCGGCAAGAAAGGGCCGAACTACGACAGCGCGTCGGTACAGGCCACCTGTGAAGCGCTGAGTTCAGCGGGGCTGCGCGAGCAGGTGATGATCGACTGCTCGCATGCGAACTCGAACAAGTCGCACCTGCGGCAGATCGAAGTCGCGGAGGATATCGCGCGGCAACTGTCGGAGCGCGAGCGCCGCATCATCGGTGTGATGCTCGAAAGTCACCTGGAAGAAGGCCGTCAAGATCTGAAGGCCGGGGTGCCGTTGCGTTACGGCGTGTCGATCACGGACGCCTGCGTGAGCTGGGCGCAGACCGAACCGGTGCTCGCCACGCTCGCCGAGGCAGCGGGCAAGCGTCGCGCGGGCTGA
- a CDS encoding DUF72 domain-containing protein yields the protein MPAAKSAKQSNKRTGKSGEEHGDKPEATRKAPTKTPTSRPSQSTSTARIRIGIGGWTYAPWRGPFYPDDLTQSRELEYASRHLTSIEINGTFYGLQKPASYEKWYQETPDDFVFSLKAPRYATNRKVLAEAGDTIERFFASGVLLLKQKLGPINWQFAPTKKFDADDFEAFLKLLPASIEGQTLRHAVEVRHDSFRTAEFIALARKYEVAVVLAADSEYPQIADITAPFVYARIMGTSDKQAKGYSTKALDAWAERVRQLAAGIAPDDLETCAAPPAKAATRDVYLYVISGFKERNPAAAMALLQKL from the coding sequence AAGCAACAAGCGAACCGGAAAGTCTGGCGAGGAACACGGCGACAAGCCTGAAGCCACCAGGAAAGCGCCAACGAAAACCCCAACCAGCCGGCCCTCCCAATCCACGTCCACCGCACGCATTCGCATCGGCATCGGCGGCTGGACCTACGCGCCGTGGCGCGGGCCGTTTTATCCGGACGACCTCACGCAAAGCCGCGAACTCGAATATGCGAGCCGGCATCTGACGTCGATCGAAATCAACGGCACGTTCTATGGTTTGCAGAAGCCGGCCAGCTACGAGAAGTGGTATCAGGAAACGCCCGACGATTTCGTGTTCTCGCTAAAAGCGCCGCGTTACGCGACCAACCGCAAGGTGCTCGCCGAAGCGGGCGACACGATCGAGCGCTTCTTCGCAAGCGGCGTGCTGCTGCTCAAGCAGAAGCTCGGGCCCATCAACTGGCAGTTCGCACCGACCAAGAAATTCGACGCCGACGATTTCGAGGCCTTTCTGAAGCTGCTACCCGCGAGCATCGAAGGACAGACGTTGCGGCATGCGGTCGAGGTTCGTCACGACTCGTTCAGGACAGCGGAATTCATCGCCCTCGCACGCAAGTACGAGGTCGCGGTCGTGCTCGCGGCCGATAGCGAGTATCCGCAGATCGCCGACATCACCGCGCCATTCGTCTACGCGCGCATCATGGGCACGAGCGACAAGCAGGCCAAGGGCTATTCGACGAAAGCGCTCGACGCATGGGCCGAGCGCGTGCGCCAGCTCGCCGCGGGCATCGCGCCGGACGATCTGGAGACCTGCGCGGCGCCGCCCGCAAAAGCCGCCACCCGTGACGTCTATCTGTATGTGATCAGCGGCTTCAAGGAGCGCAATCCGGCCGCCGCGATGGCGTTGCTCCAGAAGCTCTGA